AGCGGCCCACCGAGCCGCTGCCGAAGTTGCGGTTGTAGCCAAGCGCGACGAACAGCGACGTCGCGTTGCCGGTGATCGCGCCGCCCTGGAATTCGTCGTGGATGCCGATCGTGCCGATCGGCTGGCCGTTCTGGTACATCGCGACGCCGCCCGCGTTCTCGTCCCAGCGCGACGCCGTGTAGATCACGCCTTCGGGCGCGACCCACATCGAACGCGCGCCGTTGCCCACGTGCGCGGCCAGCGTGCCGAACGTGTTCGCGAGCCAGTCGGTCGTGTATTGCACCTGCGCGTGACTCGCGCTCGCCAGCATGGCCACGCACATTCCCAGCAACGCCGCGCGAATTTGTTTCATTGACATGAATAATGCTCCCGGACGATCGTTTGTCGACACTGTAAATCGCGGCGCATGAAATATTGGTGATTCCGGCAAAAGCGCATTCGCCGTCATCCCGAATTATTCACCCCGCGCTTTTTGCCGTCCGGCGCTTTTTCGTCAACGATGGCAAAACCCGAACGCCGCGCCGGAAAGGCCAGCCGGCAGCGCGATTTCGGCGCTTTTCCCCGGCATTTTCTTCCGGGTCACCCAATGCGAATGCGTCATTTTTTCTGATATGCCCGCATTGCTTTTTCATTCCCCGGAAATGGGCTCGATGATTACAAATCGAAATTGAAATGAAAGAGAAAAAATATTAACCGGCGCAATCGCCTTTTAGCGATTTCACGCAGCGGGCATGCCGCGATTGCGGCGAGAACGGAGGATGGGAAAAGGTGGATGCAGCGGAGAAAGCCGCGCGCCGGCCGAGCCGGCACGCGGTCGCGATCGTTCAGTTCGCGTTGTCGAGCGTCGGGCCGTCCCAGCCGTCGAGGTATTTCGGCAATGCGTCGGCGACGTCGATCACGCGGTGCCGGTAGAACAGATGCATCGTCGGTTGCAGGTCGGCGGGCAGTTGCCCGCCATGCGCACGCGCGGCCAGGCTGTTCGGCACGACGCGCATGCCGAGCCGGTTCGTCCCGAACACGATCTCGCCGCACGACGGGCACCACGTGCGCGACATCGACTTCGCCGGATGCGGGAAGGTCGCGCCGCCTTCGACGGCAACCTGTTCCGGCGGCCACGCGGTCGCGGACAGCATCGGCGTGCCGTAGAAATCACGGCAGGTCGCGCAATGGCAGTTCGCGCGCGCGGCCGGCTCGCCGCGCAGCGTGACGGTGACGGCGCCGCACAGGCAGTGCGCGGAATGCGTTCGGGTCATGTCGTCTTCTCGTAGAAAGGAGGCGACAGTATAGGAGCCAGGCGTGCGACGCGGCCCGCATCGGCTGCGGGCCGCGTCGCGATCGTTGCGTCAGAACTTCTGGCGCAACCCGAGGCTGACGATCGTCTGCGAATGCGAATCCGACGAATGGCCGTTCGCCTTGTCGGACACCGACGCGGTCGCGGCCACCGGCCGGCCGAGCGCGTCGAGCGTCATGCCCGATGCATGCTGGTACGCGCCGAGCAGGTACACGCTGGTGCGCTTCGACAGGTCGTAGACGGCGCCGAGCGTGACGTTGTGATACTGCGCGCGGTCGTCGATGCCGTCGACGTCGCTGCCGCGCGTGTAGCTGTAGCCCGCGAACAGCTGCGTCTGCGGCCGCACGTTCCAGCGCGTGAACACGCCCGCGACGTTGAACGTCGCGTGGCCCGTGAACAGCGATTGACCGCCGCTGCGGTACTGCACGTTGCTGTAGTTCACGCCGACGACGGCCGTGCCGAAGTCGTACGTCGCGCCGGTTGCGATGACCTGCTGCGACTGCGCGCTCGCATAACCCTCGTTGATCGACGAGTTGAACAGGCCGTCGTCGGTGCTCTGCCACTTGCCCGTCGTCGGGTCGGTCACGCCCGTCTTGCTGTTGTCCGAGCGCTCGTAGCCGACGCCGACGCGCAGCGGCCCCGCCGCGTAGGCCGCGCCGACGCTCCACGTATTGCGCTGCTTCATGCTGCCCGGCTGGCCGCCGAAGCCGTACAGCGCGCCGAACGTGAAGCCCGAATAGTTGGCGCTCGTGTACTTGATCGAGCTGTCGACCCGTGCGGTCTGGTCGAGGTCGTCGATGTCGCCCGGGTGCGCGCCGAATCCGCCGATGAACGACGACGGGCCGACCGGGCTCACGAAATCGTCGAGCGACGTGTACTGGCGGCCGAGCGTGATCGTGCCGTAGCGGTCGCTGCCGACGCCGACGAACGCCTGCCGGCCGAACTGGCGGCCGCCCTGGCCCGACGTGCCGTTGGTGATGTCGAAGCCGTTCTCGAGGACGAACAGCGCGCGCATCCCGCCGCCGAGATCCTCGGAACCCTTGATGCCCCAGCGGCTGCCGGACAGGTTGCCGGTCGTGAGCCCGACACTCGAATGCCCGGTGTACGCGCCGGCCGAGCCGACCCGTTCGTTGCTGCGATAGGTCACGCCCGCATCGACGATGCCGTACAGCGTGACGGAGCTTTGCGCGGATGCGATACCCGCGAGCGAGAGCAGCAGCGGCGCTGCGATCAGTTGCTTGTTCATGATTGTCGTGTCTCCGGGCGGTGAACCCGTTGTTCTATGCGAGTAGCGCGTGCGGCGGCGAGCGCCGCCGGCCGTGCGGGTCCGGCGGCATCCACACGCGGGAACGCGCGCATGCGACGGGCGCGCGCGGCGTCGCGGCGGGCAAGCCCGCTGCGGCCGCCATGGTAGTTGGAACCGGTACCAACCGAAAGTGGAAGAATGAAAACAGTTTCTTGCGAAATCCGAGATAGTCGACTGCGCGGCCGGGCGCGCGGCATCCACGCCTGTACAGCGGGGGGGCACGCCCCCGATAATCGAACGCACGTCGCCCATCGGGAGTGCCTTCATGCAAGAAACGACCCTGCTGATCTTCGCCGCCGTCGCATTCGTCGGCATCGCGACACCCGGCCCGACCGTGCTGCTCGCGCTGACCAACGGCTCGCGCTACGGCGTGCGCCGTGCGGCCTGGGGCTTCGCGGGCGCGATGCTGTCCGATTTCGTGCTGATCGTCGCGGTCGCGCTCGGCCTCGGCGCGCTGCTGATGGCGTCGGCGTTCTGGTTCTCGGTGGTCAAATGGCTCGGCGCCGCGTATCTCGCGTACGTCGGCATCAGGCTGCTGACGTCGAAGGGTTCGCTCGACGTCGCCGCCGCGCACGGCGACGCGGCGTCCGAGCGCAACGCATCGATCTTCGCGAAAAGCTTCCTGACCGCGGTGACGAACCCGAAGGGTTATCTGTTCTTCTCCGCGTTCCTGCCGCAGTTCCTCGATCCGTCCGCGCCGCTCGCGCCGCAATACGTCGCGCTCGCGGTCACGTTCGCGCTGCTCGACGGCGTCGTGATGTCCGGCTACGCGCTGCTCGGCGCACGCGCGGTGCGGCTGCTGAAGCGCTCGGGCGCGCTGTGGCTCGAACGCACGTGCGGCGCGATGCTGCTCGCGCTCGCCGGTTCGCTCGCGTTGTACCGGCGTCATGCCGCGTAGGGGCGGGTTCGGATGAGAATCGACGCGCCGCCCCGCTCCGGCCTCTCCGCCCTGTCGCTCCGCCAGCTCGAACGCGCGGATCTCGACGCGTGGTACGCGTACCTGTCGAACCCCGACGTGATCCGCCACACGAGCTGGAACCTGCGCTCGCGCGACGATCTGCTGCCGCTGTTCGACGGCATCGAATCGGCCCATCCGGAGTCGATCCGGCGTCTCGCGATCGTCGACACCGCATCGGGCGTGCTCGCCGGTACGATCGGGCTGCATACGGTGTCCACCGTGAACCGCTCGGCGGAAATCGCCTACGATCTCGCCCCGTCGCACTGGGGGCGCGGGATCGCGAGCGCGCTGTGCGCGTCCGTCACCGCGTGGGCCTTCGCGGAAGGCGGGTTCATGCGCCTTCAGGGCATCGTGCTGACCAGCAACGTCGGCTCCGCACGCGTGCTGCAAAAGTGCGGCTACCGCTACGAAGGATTGCTGCGCGCGTACCGGATGGTGCGCGGCACGCCAGGCGATTTCGCGATGTACGCGCGTCTCGCCACCGACTGACGCGCGACGCGCGCCGCCATTGGACGGCCCTCACCGAATTGGCGACAATCGCCGTTCCCCTCCTCGACGCTCCGCCATGAAAATCGCCGCGCTATCCGACATCCACGGCAACCTTGCCGCGCTCGACGCGGTGCTCGACGACGTCCGCCGCCGCGGCGCCGACGTGATCGTCAATCTCGGCGACATCGTGTCGGGCGCGCTTCATCCGGCCGAGACGGCCGAC
The sequence above is drawn from the Burkholderia stabilis genome and encodes:
- a CDS encoding GFA family protein gives rise to the protein MTRTHSAHCLCGAVTVTLRGEPAARANCHCATCRDFYGTPMLSATAWPPEQVAVEGGATFPHPAKSMSRTWCPSCGEIVFGTNRLGMRVVPNSLAARAHGGQLPADLQPTMHLFYRHRVIDVADALPKYLDGWDGPTLDNAN
- a CDS encoding porin, producing the protein MNKQLIAAPLLLSLAGIASAQSSVTLYGIVDAGVTYRSNERVGSAGAYTGHSSVGLTTGNLSGSRWGIKGSEDLGGGMRALFVLENGFDITNGTSGQGGRQFGRQAFVGVGSDRYGTITLGRQYTSLDDFVSPVGPSSFIGGFGAHPGDIDDLDQTARVDSSIKYTSANYSGFTFGALYGFGGQPGSMKQRNTWSVGAAYAAGPLRVGVGYERSDNSKTGVTDPTTGKWQSTDDGLFNSSINEGYASAQSQQVIATGATYDFGTAVVGVNYSNVQYRSGGQSLFTGHATFNVAGVFTRWNVRPQTQLFAGYSYTRGSDVDGIDDRAQYHNVTLGAVYDLSKRTSVYLLGAYQHASGMTLDALGRPVAATASVSDKANGHSSDSHSQTIVSLGLRQKF
- a CDS encoding LysE family translocator, whose product is MQETTLLIFAAVAFVGIATPGPTVLLALTNGSRYGVRRAAWGFAGAMLSDFVLIVAVALGLGALLMASAFWFSVVKWLGAAYLAYVGIRLLTSKGSLDVAAAHGDAASERNASIFAKSFLTAVTNPKGYLFFSAFLPQFLDPSAPLAPQYVALAVTFALLDGVVMSGYALLGARAVRLLKRSGALWLERTCGAMLLALAGSLALYRRHAA
- a CDS encoding GNAT family N-acetyltransferase gives rise to the protein MRIDAPPRSGLSALSLRQLERADLDAWYAYLSNPDVIRHTSWNLRSRDDLLPLFDGIESAHPESIRRLAIVDTASGVLAGTIGLHTVSTVNRSAEIAYDLAPSHWGRGIASALCASVTAWAFAEGGFMRLQGIVLTSNVGSARVLQKCGYRYEGLLRAYRMVRGTPGDFAMYARLATD